Proteins encoded together in one Bactrocera neohumeralis isolate Rockhampton unplaced genomic scaffold, APGP_CSIRO_Bneo_wtdbg2-racon-allhic-juicebox.fasta_v2 ctg3627, whole genome shotgun sequence window:
- the LOC126767023 gene encoding putative nuclease HARBI1 produces MLRREFLFGNSEDAVKARNYRDRINFLGLQNFNFKEYFCLNPIQADFLLNNVGQKLEHNTQRSHALSAENQLLLCLHWLGNGCQYHGVAALHSVAKSTVCRTIHRVVDIITDTLFQKTVRWPDDVSGIAEKFFLMGGFPSVCGCVDGTIIKIDAPPLQEERYADRHRNHSLNVMMICGPDYTFYSVNASWPGSVHDSRVLRNSAVSQRFDNGWRPFPDAVVLGDSGYGLKNWLIPPLRRNPNNPAEEVFNRCHKKTRRIIENSFGIIKERFPCLNYLRLRPEFAGKTVIVCAILHNIACSIGRSSENIQPTEDTDNEREELDESAEEEDDALNNIDQESGMERVTSLLQYFT; encoded by the coding sequence ATGTTAAGACGTGAGTTTTTGTTCGGCAATAGTGAAGACGCGGTTAAAGCTAGAAATTATAGAGaccgaattaattttttgggactacaaaatttcaattttaaagagTACTTCTGTTTAAATCCAATCCAGGCGGATTTTCTCTTAAATAATGTTGGACAAAAATTAGAGCACAATACACAGCGCAGTCATGCTTTGTCGGCTGAAAATCAACTGCTACTGTGCCTGCATTGGCTCGGAAATGGTTGCCAGTACCATGGAGTTGCAGCTTTGCATAGTGTTGCAAAATCCACAGTTTGCAGAACCATCCATAGAGTTGTCGACATTATAACAGacactttatttcaaaaaacagtGCGATGGCCCGATGATGTCAGTGGTATTGCTGAAAAGTTTTTTCTGATGGGTGGATTCCCTTCTGTGTGTGGTTGCGTTGATGGCACAATCATTAAAATTGATGCGCCTCCATTACAGGAGGAAAGATATGCTGACCGGCATAGAAACCACTCATTGAATGTGATGATGATATGTGGGCCAGACTACACATTTTACAGTGTAAATGCAAGTTGGCCGGGCAGCGTTCACGACTCAAGGGTGCTACGGAATTCGGCTGTAAGTCAAAGATTTGACAATGGATGGAGACCATTTCCGGATGCTGTTGTTTTGGGTGATAGTGGTTATGGATTGAAAAACTGGTTGATACCACCATTACGCCGAAATCCCAATAATCCTGCCGAAGAAGTTTTCAATCGTTGCCACAAAAAAACACGCCGCataattgaaaatagttttggcATTATTAAAGAAAGATTCCCGTGTCTAAATTATTTGCGACTGAGGCCTGAGTTTGCAGGAAAGACAGTCATAGTTTGTGCCATCTTACACAATATTGCCTGTAGCATCGGAAGGAGTAGTGAAAATATACAACCCACTGAAGACACTGACAATGAAAGGGAGGAATTAGATGAAAGTGCTGAAGAAGAAGATGATGCCCTTAATAACATAGATCAAGAGAGTGGAATGGAAAGGGTTACTTCCCTGCTACAATACTTTACCTAA